The window ATTTACGTGGATAAGTGTAATATTTACCCTTAGAATCATCTCCAAAAGTGATTATTGGTTCTTTGTAGTCAATCACCTCATATAGTAGCTTGATATTTCCATTCATATGTCTGGAACATCAACTATTCAGATAACAAATATATTCATTTGATCTCTATAATGAATGAAACGACACACTTGGTACTAACATCTGGTTGGATCCTGAATGGATTAACCCTTTTGGGACCTACACTTGAATTAGCTTAATTGGCAGACATACCAGTGTGTGTATCCAAAAAATCATCAGCATGTGCATAAACATGTGAAGTTATGTGATGTGTTCTTTGTCTCACCAAATTTTTTTAGACCTTTCATCCTTCCCATTTATTATCTATATCTTTTGAAGTGGCTTGAAATTATAGTACCGGCTAGGTCTACACTTCACAAAGTAATATCTGGTTGGACTTGGCTTTATGCGAGACCAATTCAAGCTGATATGGTGATCATTACCAGATTGAACTTGCCTACATCTTAGCCATGTCCAGGTAGACTTAGAACTTTCTGGTTCAACATAACCAAGTTCTCTATGCTTAGCCCTATTCTCAAAAGTTACAGTCTGTCTGGTTTGGATTTCTGGTTTATCCTGTTGGACCTAACAACTATATTATTTTAGGCTTGTATTTGTCTAGACATGATTGAGTACTAGCTTCAAAAGAGCTACATTCATTGTTTTCAAACACTAAGCTAGTAACGTCTTCGGCTAGGTTTTGCATCTCATGCATCTTTTCAATGTCAGCAAAAAACTTTTTCCAAGAATTTACAAATTTTGTAAATCGTTATTCTCATTGATAGTTACTTGAACATTCTAGACAAATCAACATTCTCAGTTGCTAACAAATTGATTTTACCATTAGATTGTCAAGCTCCATTAGCTTCATGCAGCCAGAGTCACCAGACTTGTCTGTTAGGATTTTATTTTCTACATTgacttcctcgaatgattgagaatgtcTTTTAAACTCATCTTACATACTATGCAGTGTCACGACAATATCCTATTGTGTAAATTCATCTGAtccaaaatcaaataccatGTCATCAACATTTTTTGGCTCGACTTCTGTGATATCCAGGTTGATGCCTACCATTAGACATTGAACTTTCTCTTCCTTGCTCTTGCTAGAAGAGGATTCTGAGCATGAAGGGTCTAAATCTGAATCAGCGCACTTTATTTTGCTACCTTCAGCAACAATCACCTCCGGTCCTTCTTTCTCTTGAATAATCCTATGTCATCTTTGGACCTACTTCTGTCATAGGCTTTTTTTCATCCCTCTTTGTCTTGTTTCAATATGCAAGAAAGTGTTATTTCCttccataattaaaataagcccGATTATCATCAGCTCGATCCTTTTCACAAAAGGAGTTCAGCTTAAATTGATTTTTTCTCATGAATTTGCAAAAAATTTTAATACATAATGACATGGTCTCATTGTTTATCTGGTCAACAAATTTTCTGTTGGAAGAATCTTAACCATTGGTTGGTGTTGATGTTGTGCTGGCTATAGCTTTGGTGTGTTGGGGGATGGAAGGCTCTTCTTTTGTCTCGATTCTTAACTCAAAATCATATGCCTTCAGATTTGCAAACAAGTATTGCAGCTCTAGTTTTTTGAGGTCTTTGGACTCTTTCATTGTTATAGTTTTTGGAGGTCTTTGGACTCTTTCATTGTTATAGATTTGGGTCAAATTTTCTCAAATATCTTTGACTATAGgaaaatcttgattttgattaacATATTTTCCAAAGAGTCTTATAGAAGATATCTTTGACCACGTTATTCAAGTTAGCTTTATTTTTATCCTCAACAATCTACtatgaattatttttttcaatgtACTTTAGCTGATAGATATGCTAGCTAAGATTAGTAATGCGACTTGATTTTATTAATGTGGTCAAGCTTGCGGCTTTAACTGGAACGAATTGATATAACATTTTCATAGATAGTGCAGTCCAGCTTGAATTCACAGTGTCTAGATAGAAACCTGCGAGCACATGCAAATAACAATTAGACACTAAGACAAGTCGAAATTTTTTGTTATCACCAAAACATATGATCTTTTCAATCTAACAAGTACCCTCTCATACAACCATGCATATCGgacatattattaaaataataacgaACAACAAGTAAATGTCATTGGATCAATAGAATAAAGACAGTACCGATATGGACATCCATTTGCTCGCACTGAAATCAGTACGCAACATCGCCCCACgagtaataaaaaaaatgatccaGATTATCATGATACAAAATAACAAATCGAGGAGTAGAATAATTGCAAACCAAAAAATTCACacaattgaataaaaataagatAAACATCCTTGTAAATTCATCAAcatatatcttttttttttctcacaTGCTATCTCAAGAAGTTTTACACGAATGCTTGAATAGATTACCTTGCTTAGGTTACCTCCAAAATAACTATTTAGAAAGAAGATTTCATTTTCAAATCAATATTCACTGGTTCTCCAACATATTTTAGGCGAATCACAATGGAAAAACTTTGACGACTTAAAGTAAATAGATATATCATCCCCAAATTTGAAGGACAAAAAAGATTGGAAATCAAACCTTTTCAACATTGTCTCAAACTTCAAACAGCTAAAGCTATGATTTTGCATCCTTAATCATTTATATTCAACTGCTATAATTTTCATTCGATTTTTCGAGGTTACAATTACATAATTAGATAATTGAATATTCTATTATTTCATTTTAACTTTTTTTTAGTAAGGTTAAGTTATTCAAATTTTGTTATTGTAGATTTGCTAATTGTGTGATTTCTAAATTaaactatttttaaatatacataaatttttttgaaccattttttaaGTAAACTTATAATTAGCTACACAAATTTaatgataaacaaatatataaataGAAATACAATAATTTATAATTCAAATTACATTTAGTTAGTAACAgtctaaacataaataaaatatttcttttcttAAAATAAGGTTTAAACCGTCGATTCGATTTTTAGTTACCTAAaactataaataaatcataataatttcagTTTAGGTTCAAAATTAAAACAAGTGCTTTGGATTACGGGTCGATTTGGTTTCTGGTTTTTTCTGGCTTGGATTTTCGATTTTCCTGTTCAGATCATATTATGCCCACCCTAGCTACAATCCTTCTACAGTCTCTGGTGGGGGTTAATCGATGCCCAAagttgataaaaaaatatacgTACATACGTTGTTGTCGGAGGTGAAGGAAAATGGAGAAAATTGTTAAGAATGCTCGCCCGTGGAGGAGAATACACGCCGGAAgaggatattcacaataaaaagtaatactcttagcataaaaagtaatattttttcatggataatgcaaataagagatccgtctcacaaaatacgacccgtgagaccgtctcatataagTTTTTGCTACACAGAAGTTGATTCGTATATCGAAAAGTTGGGTGGAGATTTTAGCCTAAATTGCcctaaaataaaaacatatcaaaatcataattatttttaaaatacaagggTTAAATATAAGTTTGTGATAGTTAAACTATTTCATTTTAAATTAGACTTTTTAATTAAGAGTgcgtcttatgtgagaccgtctcacggatcttaatctgtgagacgggtcaaccctacccatattcacaataaaaagtaatactcttatcttaaaagataatattttttcatggataatctatttaagagacccgtctcacaaatatgacccgtgagaccgtctcacacaagtttttgtctttaattaaaaaattgcatagtAATAGTAGTtttgtttttaatattaaaaaaacacTAATAATAGTTTTCGAAAGTTCTTATTTGTAAAAAAAGATAGAAATTTCATCATTTACTTTAGAAAAATTTGAGAAACATTATAGGTCTCAGGGCCTCGTGAGAATAATAGATAAAtccaattaagataatttaattttaataaaattttctttgataaaatttatttttaaataattgtaaaATGCCCACTTTCACCATCACTTGGTCCAACAGTGTTTTGCTAACTCATTTttgttaattatatttaataaatatattaagtAAATTACTTATatcaaacaatatttttatgCGCCGAATGGTTAAATTTAGATTGCACAAAATCAATAAACTAAGTATTATTTTTAGAATTTATCCTTTTCATAAGGATTAATCGtgtatttttaaataaagtCGAATTAATCATATTAGAACGTAAAAATGTATACATATTCAGAAAATTTCagaatattaaatgagatgCATTTCCTAGTAACAAAAGTTACATTTTTCTTTTTGCGAAATATAattgatattattttgtttttttttttgttataataattattgattttaTCATATCTCCAATCATTTGATTTTACCCACGGTTCCGGGTCGGGTGGTGCCCGTTCCCAATCCAATCTTGGACTGGTTCGGTGATTTTTAGGCCGGTTCTGGTCCGGTTCAAACCGATTCCGAGTTCCGTGTCCGACTTTGAAACAATGGTAAAACCAAACACCAACCAGAGTACCAAAACTTGTGAATAGTATAATAGAACTCAAGCCAATTTTATGCCGTGTAGTGGCCTAAACATCACATGCGTATTGCCATATTTCCATGCACAAACCTCGAAACAAAATCTAGTGCAGAAAACTTTCCTGCAGTTGGAAAAAGTTAAAGGTTCCAAAAGGATGTAGAAATGCCACCTTGTTTACTTCTCAGAATGTTGAAAAACATGCGGTTCTCGAGATTTCGCAAgcataaaaatcatgtttcttCCATGTATATCTGTTTAAGTAGCCAATACAAGGTTCCTTTCACTGTGCTGCTTGCAGAACCTTTTAGCTTTGATTTATCTATAAGCATCTTCCTGTCAATGCATTAGCATCCTGGCCAGCTTTTATAGAATATCTCCTTGTTACCAGCTCGTCCATGGACGAATACCTTGGGTTCCCTGACCTGTTGTGAATGCATATAGACACATGTTAGTATGCTAAACTAGAACAGAAATTTCATGCTTCGTGCAGTTCAGATAATCGCCATCATGAGTTAAAAGTCCGCATTCTCAAGAATATTTGACGTGGCAAAATATAGGCTACATATTTGTTAACATTTCCTAGTTTAGAGTAATCCGCATATCATCCTGAAAAGTATGAGACTCAGCTCCTCAATATACCAGTACTGCGGGAGGAAATCCAACACGAAGACGAGCTCTGGTGAACCCCTTTGTGCTAAAAAGACACTCAAACCCTACAATCTGAGATTGCTCACTGCAACATGGAGAAACCATGAGAAAAATTGGTTGCGTTTTAGCTGCAATATATGTGCAAGTAATATGAATGTTGGATATGGAGAAACCATAATTTGCGATAATGATACTAATATGATAGACAAGCTGGAAAAAAATGTATGTTCACTTTGACAAGTCTCAAATCTCTTAAAATCACATCTCTCATAATAATTCAGTATGCAAACGGCAAATGTGTCTTTTTTCTTCAGAACCATTTCACTTGCAAATTGCCATGACTAGCAgtaaaactgatcagtttgaaAACTTAGTCGAGAGCAAAGGGTACACGTTCCCCCAAAAGCAAAGTTGCATTTCAGCCAGTTTCTTAGCCACATAAATATGAGTGTGATCAAGTACGATCAAGAAACTCACCTTAAAAGGTATGTAAAATTTTTTCTCTGCAAATCTCCCAGAGGAATCCCTTCTTCTTTCGAATACCTAGATCGCAATATATAAGTATCGGAAAATCTAACAGTCAACTCAGTGGGGAACAAAATGTTCTAATGCAGGATCAAAGGCCAttattgagagaataaattgaTTTAGGATGACGTTAAATTTCTGTATTGTCCTTGTATGTAAATGGGGTCTAATAGAATATGGAATAACATCTTTGAGTTATTCGACTTAAGGCTATAAACTAGCTATAATAAATTGTGATCTAATATAACTTTGAATGAGAACACCTAAAGCATCCGTGGAAATCAATCTCTGTTTTCCCTTCATCTATTAttgaaagaagaaaaaacaaaaTTGATTTCCCTGTATTTCTCTGGCTTTAAAAATCCAATGGCTAACAAACATGGTGGTTATTTGCAGTCAGATCAGGTCATCACTGCACCAACCACATAAGCAACATGCAAACTAAAACACCTCCACTCATCTTACTCATTGAATGGAAAGAACTATTTGAAGTGGCAACACCTAGTTAAAGCATTTTGCAAGGGAATGAAAAAACTCAGCCATCATACAGGAACTAGGCCAAAAGGTATAAGAGACAAGTGCTAAAGGTTGCAAACTACCGGAAAATCCTACAGGCACCGATAAAAAACCTTAGTGATACAAGCACAATTATTGATGATTAAGATACTGATAAATAACTAGTCAGAAAATTGATCTAATTGTCTCGGAAGGGACCTGAATAGAATAAGTGAAAGTAATGAGACAAATGATGGACAGGAGAATATAACGAAAAAAACCTCATCCACCAGAAAGTAAATTTGGTTCTAACATGCTAATCCTAGCAATGGAATTTCATTGGACAGAGGCACAAGTATGGAGTTAGAGGCAATTGCAGATGCTGATCTTGTAGACTTCATAGTAGATAGGAGGAGAACAACTGGACACTGCTCCTTTATCGTAACCTAGACATAAGTGAATATTTGTTGCTTTTATCATAGATGATCTAAGAATCGAGTGAAAAGGACCAACAAAGTAGTATTACAAGCAGACTATTAACATTGCTCCCAATCCTTTGCAACATGACAAGACAAAGCAAATAGAGGTAGACATGCATTTCACTAGAGAGAAGCTTGATGGTGGAATAATTTGTACATCATACACAAATAGAGGCATCCCAAAAAAAAACATTGGTGAGTAACTAATTTCAGAAAATCACAAGCAAAGCAGGAACAGAAAATTTCTTCTCCAGCATGAGAGAGATACTGCAAAATCTCAATCTAATACAAAAGACAATGTTCCAATGTATTATCGTTCAAGGCAAATATTGAGAACATGTCATTTTAGGAATTTCAGTTTTCCTGATTGTCTCCTTGCAATTGGTAAGTGGGATCCCAGAAAATTAAAGTATTCCATAATTAAGTTTTCTGACTTGAGGCTACATATTCAGACTAGACAATGAAGTAAATATAAATTTGAACAAAAAAAAGCTCTTCTGTCTTGGTAATAGATGACTCAAGAAAAAAAGACTAAAAACAGTGCTAGAGATATCAAGAAAGGAAGAGTCGAATTAAAATCAATAGAAAGAGTATATAAGCATGCAAgaccataaatttttttttttgcatccaTGTATCCGTGAGAAAAGAGAAAAACATGTAATAAATCTTTTACAGAAAGCACGCAAATAAACATTTAACTTTATGTCAAATTTCGACAAcattgtaaatttttttaaaatctcgaTAAGGTTATCATGTTATGCAGAGAGTATACACAgtctaaaaataataaaacgaAACATCATCAAACATACCTCCAGGGTTCATAATTTTCACAGAAGCGCGAGACCCCGTTCATTGCTGAGAAGGTGTCAATGTGAACCCATGTTTCATTTGAATTTTCCATTAAATACCCTGTAAAGCCATATAAGCGTAGAAATTTGCAATCTAGGATGACAATAAAgtaaaagggaaaaaaatacaaatttgaaTTTTGTATTAAATGCCCTGTAAAACCAAATACGCTCATAGCAATTTGCAATCTAGGATGACACACATGATTTAAACTAAAGTAAAAGAAGGAAAAGAGAACACATACAAATAAAGAGTGTGCATGTGTGGGTGAGAAAGAGAGATGGATGGAGGATAGGGAACCAATTCTAATTCATATTTTCAAGAGAAAAGGTAAAAAAAGTAATACATGCTCTGATTAAACCAATGTATCAAAATTTTGTATTATAGAACTGATGACTCAAACTAGGTTTGGTTAATGATGACAAATATATATGGAACCACTCTTGTTTATGAAATACATCATAGCATTCACTTAAGCCTTTCCATTTCCAAGCAATATGTCATGAAGCTATCATTGCCTATGCAGTTCAACTCGCACAATGGCACAAGCAAATTTACATTTCAGAGGTGAGGGGGGGTGGTGTTATAATCTTCAATTTTGTGTACATGTGAGCATGTCCACGAGAACATAAAGTTCAGTTGGTTCTGGGATGAGTGACTTCTAGTTCAGAGGCACCAAGCTAAATGTACAACAACTGCAGGCGTTCAAAATGCGGAGTCTTTGCCATATTCCATCACCACATAAGTCGGTTGCATTGTGCACCATCCTTACACACAAATTTCATACATGCATTGCCATCATGCCCGAGTTACACTAAACCCAAAGCCTGAACTAACAAATCATCTCAACTTACAAACCACCTACCTGGAAAGCAAAccaaatattttcttatttctACATCCATCTAACCATCAGGATCCAATCCAAAGGGAAGTCAAAAAATACCAATCATTACACATTTATTGATTTTCAGTCAAGAACCACAAAAGCACCAAGAATAAAAAAATCTGCACATCTTCGAAGATACAAAAATGTAAGGCCACTTCCCACAGAGAGAGTTTAACACCAAATTGATGCAATAAAACAACAGAAGAAGAGGGAAAGAGAGCTAACCTGTCTTATGCAAAGCTTTTATGGCATGACCACTTGGGTAGTTTTCGTAAGACGCCATAAATGTCAAGAATGTACACCCTAGACTACATATCATAAAGTCAGTAAAAACAATCAAAAAgctcaaataataaaagagGACTTCATTTAACCTGATCATGAAGCCTCCAATCATGGCAACATAGAGATATTTCCAGAAACTCTTCCTCCTATTGTTGTATCTAAGTAAAATTAAGACAACACCACCAAAACATCAACATAAACAAAGAGAGAACAAAACATGAATCATAACTTCGAAGAAATGACAATTAATGTAGCCGAAACATGGATACTTAGCAAAATAAAGCTATTCCCGGTTAGAATTTTGAGAATCACCTATTTCTATATGTGATCTGAATACGTGAACCACATCATATTACTAAACATTTGTTTGTCAATACTACAAACTAGATAATAACAGCTAAAAGGGTACAGGAACACTAGGAACAACACATAAATATTTGTATTATGTATTCAACAATTTATCGAAAGGAAATTACATACACCCTGCTAGCAGCCACTGCAGCTGAAAAATTGAACATGGGAAGAGAACTAATGATGAAACGGAGTTCCTGTAAAAGAAAAATCTTAGCAAATCAGATGTACAGACATTGGCATGAGCTGAAATGCTCCCCAAATTGTGATTCTAAAGGCATTACCTTGTGTGGAAGCTTTGAATAAAGCAAAACGAAGGATAAAACCGGAAATACGTGAAACCAAACTCTTCTGTCAAGTAAAATACCTAGCTGCAGGAAAAATTCCATATCAAACCAGATGCATGAAATTCTCCAGcaattttatgttttttcaAAAACTGAAGTCCCGTTAAGTAGGAATTTTAACTCCATTAAACTGATCTCAAACTTTGTCCTTGTAGATTCTTGAATATACTTGAAGAAATATAAGAAATGGGATGGTTTAAAGAGGGTGACGGCTGTCTCAAAGGATGAGTAAATGGAGTACATAGAAGATACAACCTCAATTTGGAAATAAGAATTGGTATATAGGTTAATGAGAAAACAGAAAAACGACTAAAGTTGAAACAGTCAACACCATAGAAGTCATATTCAGTACAAGATTGAGTATataacccccccccccccccccaacccCCTCTCAAGCTGCAAACCTAAGTGAGAACACTTCCACTAACAATCTACTGAATATTGCTCCATAAGCATGCTTCACACTCTTTGATCTGTTATTCTTCCTCTCTTTTCTAACTACATAACGACCCAAATAAGCCCTCTTCCCTTCGTATACTCCACATATTTAAGGTTCAACATAAGTTGGGCCCATTATATTTGAGCTCAATAGAATTGAAAACGTTTTGCCCAACATATGAAAGTAATGAAGTATGAGCGAACCGATCATTCGAAAACTTAATGTAATATTTTGTTCAACGCACAACAGCACATTTGAGGTTAATCATTTACATTACATCACTTCAGGGAAGCGAACAATCTTGCAGGAATCATGAAGCAGTTTGATAGCGTGGCAATCAATCTATTTAGTCAAATCTTACACTCACCAAAAAGAGTGGATATCCAGCCAGTAAAGAGCGGGGAAGTGCTGATGTGAAGTACCAGTGAAAAGAATGTGTCTAAAGAAAGATATTAAGGAATAAAATAAATACCAAACAAtccaaaataaaaatgcatCACTCAGAAGAGTTCGATTGAAAaagatatattattttaatccttAGCCTTCAAtccaaaacaaaaagaaaaatgcACCTGTTTTACAACATAGGAACAAACAGAGAGATTGATAGGGGCTCTTTACGACCACCAGTAGGGACCCATGCCTGACTAGGGTCTTAGAACTAGTTCCTTTACTGTAAATGATAGATGATACCATAAATGCATAAGTGAGAAGACCTCTAACCAGAAACACTGACAATTCAATGTCGTTCCCTGGTGAGTTTGACCACCTGAGAGGAGGGGGATATCCTACTTTTCTAAAAGTTGTACTTGAGTATAGCACTTGGTGAAGATTCATAAAAGAGATTTCTAAATCTAAGGTCGATGAAATATAACAGTTGGACGAATCACATTGGTGAAGATTCATAAAAGAGATTTCTAAACTAATTTGATTCGTCCAACTGTTACATTTCATCGACCTTAGATTCACCGTGAATTGATTGATTGTTAGACAAGTCTCACATCTCATGTCAGCATACAAAGTGCAAGGGGTAATAAAAGTTCTAAATTTGTCACCAAATTTTTTGGCATCGTAAGCAAGTGGGCATCTGTCCTTATCTTCAGGGATGAATAAAAGCCAAATTCAGTGTATTCAATCAAACCTAATCAAACTTAGACTGTCCATATATGAAAAGAAGCTCACAGTTGGCACAAGATCCTAGCTTTATCTTGTTTTGAATGTACAGATATTGAGCAATTTCCTGTGGAAAACTATTTAATAACTTTAAGTAGTCAACAGATACCCACAGAGATTGAATACCCGAGCATCGTGTAAGTTAAATGAAGTATTTTTAAATGGCCATGCAAACTGGTTATAGAAAAGCCTATGCAAAAAGAACACAAGACCAAGAGAAAAACAGGTATTGTGTGTCAAGAATCTAACCACTTATAGTCATTTATCAATAATTTTGCACAAATTACACCCAGTAATCAGTAATTTTGCATTCAATTCATTCTAAAATACATTTTTGTCTTGCAATGGAAGGATACACCCCATTCAGAACTTCGGTTCAAAATTGAGTTAAACCAAAAAACTTCCAGTTCAGGCCATGACAACTTTCTCCAAAAGAAAGAATCGACAAGTATTGTGAGACCTGCAGTGCAAAAACTTCAAAACATTTGGCATAACAATTACAAGACTATGTATGAAGTCACATAAAAAAGTGTTGTGGTATAGTCGGTCACAAACCTATGCAAGCCAAAGCAGTTATCAAGCACGATATTAGAGCCTTTGGtaatgaaattgatctagactgcagtcaattaattaattaaaagagaTTCAATAATAAACGATCACTGAGCTACCACAAAATCAAGTCACATAGGGCGGCCATCAGTTAGGAACAGCTCTTTCTCATGGTAAAAATATCCGAAACAGGATTTAATACATGCTAGCACCATATAAATTATCTTTACCGATTCCACTGGATCCAATCTTCACAGCTAACACATCTCTCTAAGGAAATCTATATCTtagaattaattaaaatctttCATGATGCTAATGCCAAATAAACTACCTCCAAAATAAGGTAATAGACTATAAGGAAGAAGAAAGTCAACCCCTCCAAAATAAGGTAATAGGCTGCCACTTATAAGGAACAAAAACAAAGGGTACATGATCATAAatcaatctccttgaaagtcaagGTCATTTGAATATTTTTGCAGAAAACGTATAGAAAAAAATTATCATTGCCTGAAAATAGTGACTAGACATTACAGCAACGTAGTTGTGAGCATGCGGAGACGCACATGCACGCATGTTTGGAAGAGAGACGGAGGGGAAGCATAACAAAATGGAAGAGAATATTCCCCAAAACTAATCTACACAGCATACCAGCAATAGCTCCAACCCCAGAGGTAAGACAAGTAATAACACGTCGCATCTAAGGACAACAGTGGCAAAAATCTGAGCATCAAAAGAATGATTAATGGTTAGacaaaaatataaacatgcGAATAATTCATCTCATGGTATGTATTCTTCCTGCAAGTTTTTGTATACAATTTATCTAGAGAACTTTTAGGATTGCAATGAAAACGAGAAaggttaactaattaaaatcaGGAATAGTATTAAAAGCTATAGGCATACAAGGGGATAAAGATAATGTTGCCAAAACAGATAGGCAAAGGGAATTGGTTGGCATATTTATACGAGCTGAGATATATTTGATCCTCCCATTAGTCATAAAGCAAGATATATTTGTGATCTTCAATTAGCATGGGACCATAGAAAGTATGTATTTATCAGGTATAAAGTGAACCAGGAAAATTATTTGCAGGAATAAATCAAAGACAAACATAGAATATGGAAGCTACCACTGAATATGTCATATTAACACTTCATCATTAAGTGTAAACATACCAAACATCTTAATGCCGC is drawn from Primulina eburnea isolate SZY01 chromosome 10, ASM2296580v1, whole genome shotgun sequence and contains these coding sequences:
- the LOC140803091 gene encoding dol-P-Man:Man(7)GlcNAc(2)-PP-Dol alpha-1,6-mannosyltransferase isoform X2 codes for the protein MVLTSKDMQIYGYDLLLGLIAAFYLFMAPYTKVEESFNIQAMHDILYHRHHIEKYDHLEFPGVVPRTFVGAILVSILASPFVLVASLLQLPKIYSLYAVRLALGCIILSTLRFFRIQIFATVVLRCDVLLLVLPLGLELLLSRSISLPKALISCLITALACIGLTILVDSFFWRKLSWPELEVFWFNSILNRSSEWGTHSFHWYFTSALPRSLLAGYPLFLLGILLDRRVWFHVFPVLSFVLLYSKLPHKELRFIISSLPMFNFSAAVAASRVYNNRRKSFWKYLYVAMIGGFMISLGCTFLTFMASYENYPSGHAIKALHKTGYLMENSNETWVHIDTFSAMNGVSRFCENYEPWRYSKEEGIPLGDLQRKNFTYLLSEQSQIVGFECLFSTKGFTRARLRVGFPPAVLVREPKVFVHGRAGNKEIFYKSWPGC
- the LOC140803091 gene encoding dol-P-Man:Man(7)GlcNAc(2)-PP-Dol alpha-1,6-mannosyltransferase isoform X1; translation: MVLTSKDMQIYGYDLLLGLIAAFYLFMAPYTKVEESFNIQAMHDILYHRHHIEKYDHLEFPGVVPRTFVGAILVSILASPFVLVASLLQLPKIYSLYAVRLALGCIILSTLRFFRIQIRKNFGSQVEAFFVILTALQFHVLFYCTRPLPNILAFGLVNLAYGFWFNRRFFAALRCLIFATVVLRCDVLLLVLPLGLELLLSRSISLPKALISCLITALACIGLTILVDSFFWRKLSWPELEVFWFNSILNRSSEWGTHSFHWYFTSALPRSLLAGYPLFLLGILLDRRVWFHVFPVLSFVLLYSKLPHKELRFIISSLPMFNFSAAVAASRVYNNRRKSFWKYLYVAMIGGFMISLGCTFLTFMASYENYPSGHAIKALHKTGYLMENSNETWVHIDTFSAMNGVSRFCENYEPWRYSKEEGIPLGDLQRKNFTYLLSEQSQIVGFECLFSTKGFTRARLRVGFPPAVLVREPKVFVHGRAGNKEIFYKSWPGC